A segment of the Staphylococcus ratti genome:
TTTAGAAATGTCATAATTGATGATTGCATTACTTTCTTGCTTATTTTTACCTAGTACTAAATACGCACTACTTAAGCTTGCGTTTTTAGGGTTAACGTAAATGGTTTCAGTAAACTTATTCGTTTTTTTAGTACCATCTACACTTGTAATCATAGAATCAACAGATGCTGGATATGCCCCGTGGTCATGTCTATCATACGCGTAAGTAATAGATGTTGTATATTTTTCTCCAGCTAAATCATATGTTAAGTCGTATATTCCAGAATTTTGAGCTGTTTTACGATCAGCAAACTGCGTTAAATCAAATTGGCCTGAAATATTTTCTTTATTGTTAACCCAATCAGTAAAAGTATAAGTAAGTGTCTTAGACTGGGTATCGTATACACCATTAGCAATAACGAAACCTGATGGCGAATATAAATTTATAGGTACTTGATTATTGCTTGCAGAAAAATCTGATTCCCCGTTAAGTGTTGAATATTTTGGCATGCGAAGTGTGAAATAGTCTCCACCATGAATTTTGCCGTTAACTGTATAATGAGCAGTTAAACGGAAGTTACCACTCGCATTAGGGTCAATTTGTGTTTCAGAAGTATTTGGATTCTTGATTGTTACTAAATTGTTGACGTTAGAACCTGTTGCATCAGCTGATCTTGTAGGTGTAGCTGTCGTAGATCTTACACTAGCTGAACGTAATGCTGGTGCTTTTTGAGCTGTTTTAGCAATTGTATCTGTATCCTTATCATTTGAAGGTGTTTTTGTTAAATCAGTTGCACTTGGGCTAGAAACAGTTGTAGTCGGAAGTTTTTGAGCTGAGTCAACATTAACAGGTTGTACATCATTTTCAGCTTGAGTTTTTGATGTAGTTGTTGCACTAGAAGCAGACGTATCCGAAGCCTTTACAGGAGCTGAAGAGGCCTCTGGTTTGACTGTTTTTGTTGTGCTTTGTGGAACAGCTTCAGAATCAGTTTTAGTTGTTTGAGCTGAAGGTTCTGTAGTAGTGCTAGACTCTGTAGATGACGCTTTAGTAGCTTCTTTCTCAGTAGTACTATCAACATTGTCGTTTGATTTTGCTGTTTTAGTAGTTGCTTCATTTACAGGAGAGGAACTAGCCTCAGTAGAAGGTGTTGATGCTTTTTCAGCTGCTTGCTGATTCGCATTTGAGTCAGTGGTCTTAGTGAGTGCCTCTGAATCATTAGTTGTTTTTGATGTTGTTACGTCTGTTAAAGTGGCTGAAGTATTTTCAGCAGCTTTGGCTTCATCGTGAGTGCCGAGTAATAAAAGTGAGCCTAAAAGAATAGACGCAGTACCTACAGTAAATTTACGAATAGAGTACTTATTTTGTCTATTCGGAAGAAAAGCATATTTCTTCATGGTATTCCTCCAATTGTTTACATAAAATTTTGTAGTTACTCAGTTGTTTATGCGTGTGACAGAATGTATACAATAAGTATCGCACTACTTTTTGACACGGAATATAATTTCATAATAAAACAGATGAGTAACGCATAGGTCAGTATAGCAGAATGTTGGAGGAACTCAATAGATTTTAAATTTTTACTTTGCTTAAATAATTATTGAATTTTTTTAATAAACAAAACTGGCATAAATACTGATTTTTTTGATTATATATTCAAATTTATACGCAATAAAAATAAGGCATTTGCACTATGAAAATTAATGAAAACACAAATGTTGTGCGCTTTTGAATAGCTATAGTAATTGAAAATTTTGGATAGAAAAAAGCAAAATAAACATTTTAAAAAGTGTAAAATTAAAAAGCAAAAACATGAAATGGAAATGATAAAATAGATTTACTAATGTAAAAGTATATATAGTGATTATCAATAACTTTGATGTGCTGTAAAGGAAAAGAGAGGCCTAAAGTTGAAAGAAACGAATCGAATAACAGTATTATTGTTAAAAGCATTAAGGTGTAATTTTACGAACCCAAAAAAGAAGAGATTAAATAAGCTTTGAAAGAAACGTTATGTGAAAGCAAGTTTTAGAGAGAAAATAATTTAGATCTTTGCACAATAAGCCAAATTTAAAGCACTACCAAAATAGAGAGGCTTATGTCCTAATAATTCCGCAGAAAACCAATTAACGAATAACGATTACAATGTTAAATAACTGAGAAACAGATACGATATTCCTACGGTTAAAGTCTCTAAATTAACATTAAAAGGAATAGGCAATCTCAAAGTTGCGCTAATACAATGGCACAAATAAAAGTAAATTACTTTTAAATCACCAGTATTGGCAGACGTCAATTGCTTTTCCTGGGAAATAATGTACTATAAAAAGTTTTATAGTATCAATACATGGAATTATAAAGAGTTTGGGTGGTATGCATCATTTTATCAAGTTAGTTTAAAAGTAAGGGAGCTGTTAAATATGGAAGTAGGTAAACAAATCAAATACTACAGAAAAGCACATGATTTATCTCAAACTGCATTAGCAGATAAAGTCTATGTTTCTAGCCAAACAATTTCTAATTGGGAAAACGAAAGAAGCTATCCAGATTTAGAAAGTTTAATTAGTCTTACTGAATTATTTAACATTTCCCTTGATCAACTTGTTAAAGGAGATGTAGAAGTAATGAAAAATACGTTAGACAGAAATAACATGGATGAATACGGAAAACGTATGGTAATTTTCATGTTGTTATTTGCAGTGTCTGAAGGTGCAGCATTGAGTTTAAGCGATGGGTGGTTCGGTTTATTATTGCCTTTTGTGTTTTGGATAATAGGGATGCGCTATGCAATGAAGATAGAATATTTAAAGAAAAAATATGATGTAAAAACATATAAAGAAATAGTAGACTATCTAGAGAATAATAATACAACCCCGAAGGCGCCAAGAAATAAAACAAAGTATATTTTTGAAACAATTTTTATTGTAACAGGATTCATAGTTTCTGCAGTCATAATTATGCTATTAAGCATGTGGTTATTTGGATGGCTATAACACTTATATAGTAGAAAAAAGAACGAGATAGAATTCAGAGATTCTATCTCGTTCTTTTACTTTGGTGGCTAAACTAGTTATTTCGTTTAGCCGCTATAAAGTGTCTTTTAAATAATATTTATGCGTGAAGAATAATTGAATTATAAGAAATCCTGCATTAATAGACCAATATAACCCTAATGCGGATGCAGAGGTAAGTGAAACACACACGATAATTATAGGAGATATAATGGCCATACCATAGCTAATAGAGCTTGCGTTTTAGGAAGGCTTTTTATGGTGATTAATGGCTGAATAATGTACAAGCAACCTGCAATGAGAGTGATAATGATATCAGGATGAATTAAATTAAACCACAGAAAATCAGCGTGTGCTGTTAGTCCGCCACTTGATGGCCATTTTAGTGCAGCATATAGGCCGAATAAAATAGGCATTTGTACGAATAAAGGGAGACAACCGAGTATGGATTGTATAGGATTGATATGGTTGTCTTTATATAATTTCATTAGGGCTTTGTTGGCCTTATTTTTTTCTTCTTGCGTTTTGGCTTGAATAAGTGCCGTTTTTAATTGGGTGATTTCTGGTTTTATCAGATTCATTTTGGTACGTAATTGATGACCGTTTTTTGATTGCATAAGCATAAATGGCAGCATAACCAGTCTCACGATGAACACGATTGTTATTATAGCTAAACCATAATTATTATTAAAAGTTGTAGCTATCAAGTGTAAAAGGGTGTCCATCGGAGCAGAGAATTGATGATATAAGCTATTCTCACGATGATCGCCGGAATAATTACAACCTGATAATAGAATCAGGCTAAAGAGCGATAAAACTGAGATACTTTTGTATGTTTTCAATACGTTATCCCCCTTTGATTATAAATATTGAGTAATTTATGCTTTATCGGTTCAAACCCATTTAAGGATGTAAAGTGCGCATTTTCTAAAACGGTTGTCAGTAGAGTTTTGAGCATATTTTCATAGTTTGCGGGCAATTTTTCTCCTAGGGGCAATGTCTCAATCCATGCATCAATATGCGTAAAAAAATCGTCTTTTTGAAAAATAAAATGTTTCACTAAATACTCGAAACAGTCACAATATTTATTAAGATAAGTTTCAGCTTTTTGATCATCTTTCTTCGCATAATATAGCGCAAATTGAAAATAGCAATTAATGCTTACATAAGGATATAAATCATCAACATTTAATGCTTGGTTCAAATGGTAAAATTTTAATTCAAGAGTTTCTATTGGCGTAGTATATAATTCATGTGTAAGCATTAAAGAAAAGTCGTACATCAAAATCATTAATGATTGATACATGTCTGTATGAAGCACGTTTTTAGCTTTTAAATGGTTTCCTTGTTGTAAATAAGCGCGTGTTAATAAAGCGTGTTCACCGAGTTTTAAATCAAAATCAGGAGTGGCATTTATAACGGATTCAAAGTCACCTTCAAAAGCATATAGCATTGTTTTATACACTTGAGCATGTTTTTTTAAGTAGACATCATCACAATTGTCTTCTGTTGTTTTAATAATTGATCGTGCTAAGGAAAGTGTTTCTTTAAAAAGTATTTCATCATCGCAGTACAATATATTATTCGCTAAAACACCTAATAATGAATTAAGGAATTTGAATTCATTTGCATGGTCAATGTAATGGGCTTTTACTGATAATAAATAAGCTTTATAACTAGTTTGTGGAATCATTTGTGTCAATTTTAAAGAGATTTTTCTTATATCTGCGTTGTTCAATGTCTTTTTATAGTTTAATAATTCATCTACTGTGATATTAAAAATTTTAGCTAGCTTAGGAAGCAAAGTAATATCAGGGTAAAGTATGCCATTTTCCCATTTAGATATAGTTGTTTTTGTAATATTAAGATGTTCAGCTAAATTGTCTTGGGTCATGCCACATCTTAAACGTTCTCTTTTTATCGTTTGATTAATTTGTATCATTAGTAGCACCTCTCAGTTCATATGTTACTAGAATTGTGAAACGAAATGTATTTCTCATATAGCATCTTTTGGAAACAATGTTGCTAATTTAGCAATAATGCGAATGATACCGTTTTACATCTATGTAATTCATCAAAATATTAACATTACATTTAAATCTATCCTTATGTTTTGTTCTAGGAATTATATTAAATTACGTCTATAATATGAGTGAGTTATTTTTAGAAAGGTGAAGGCTATGAAAAAGGTGAGAGGTCATCAATGGAAGCATACTAATCAATTAAGACATGTTTTTAAGACATCAAGTGCACTACTGCTTATTACGATGGGCTTAATCGGAAGTCAATGTGCACCAATGGCTACAGCTCAAGAGGTGTTTTCTATAGGTAAACAACCGTCTCTTGAAACATATATTCAAAAAAGTCAGGCAGAAGTTAAAAAAGTAAAAGAGATGAACATAAAGCAAAAAGCAAAGTTAAATGCGAATATTGGCCAGTCTAAAAGTGTCGAAGAGATTAATCATATTTTAAAAGAAGCGCACGTAGCTATGCCGAGTTTGTCTCACGAAGCGGTAGATTTGCATCGTCAACGTGAAGATGTGCGTAGAGAGACTGAAAAGATAGAACAAAATATTGCGCAATGTGTCGCAGAAATCACTAAATCAACGAATAAAGTTGATAGGGGTGAACTAAATAATCTCAATGATGATGTTGCTGTATCAACGCGAAAATTAGTGGATGAATTAAACCGGAAAGCACCTCAAGCAAGTGAGATAAGAAATGCATTGCATGTTATTTTAACAGAGCCTGTCGAAATGTCTGCTCCTTCAGATCATTATGTATCTACAAAAAGGGCACATTTAGAACAGTTTGAAGAAAAGTTAGCGACAGAAGCAAAGATGTCTCCTGAACAAAAATCTTTATTAAAAAAAGAGATTCACGTATTAAAGGCACAATTAAACAACAAAAATAACCTTGTCTTGAATCGTTTAAATGATACGGATGATAAATCCCAAGCTGTGAAAGATCTGCTGGATAGTATGATGAATGGGCAACAAGCTAAAGCGATTTTGAGCCGTATACAAATAGATGGAAAGACGAATGTGCAAATTGCAAATCAAGTCGTCGGACAATTAGACAGTCTAACTGTACTTTCAAGTGATGATTTGTTGCGGTCAATGATGGCGCATGCGGAAGAACGTAAAGCATTAATTGAAGCATTACTGTCAACGCAATTTGATAGTAATAAAGCAACTAAGATCGCAAATCAAATCTTACATGATCATCCGACGAATGTCCAAGTGGTACAACGGTTAAAAACACAATATGGTAAGAACGTTACGGGAGATATGATTTTAGAAAATGTTTTAGACCAAGCAGATGATAAGCAACAAGCCATTCAGACGATTTTAGCGTCAAAGTTTAGTGAAGATAAAGCGCGCATACTTGCTGAGCGTATTGTTGATCAAGCACATACTAAGTCGGACTTAATGCGCTTATTGAGATCTAATCCAGACGCATTATTAGATAAAATGCTAAAAGTAGATAATGAAGCCCACCGACTTAAAACCAAATTACAAACCATTTTACAACCGTTAGAGGACCTTAAGATTCGCAAGTCAGACTACCGGTTACTCAGAGGGCAGTCTGACTTGTGGGATGCTTTAGGCGGATTTTCCAAATTTTCAACAGGAAAAAGTATTTTAGATGATATTCCGGATATTCCAAATCCAATTCAAGGGCGCGCATTATCGTTAGTTAAGCCGTCTGATGGATTCCTAAGTGGTTTGTTTGATCATGAAGGGAACCTTGATTTACCTGCAACGGGACAGATGGTCAAAAAATCTGTGCTTCCTGTAAGTATCGTATTAATTATTTTTGGTAGTGCTTTCATTGTGCGGGCTATACGTCGGAAGTCTAAAAAATCTTAATACAATATGAGCTGAAAAAGCGCCATTGAATCACGTTAATTCAATGGCGCTATTTATATTAATTGTTACTTTTAATATAAGTTAGATACTGCGCATCATCCGCATCAATGGTACGATACGAAATGACTCCGAGCCCTTTAACGTTAGATTCAGAAATGATTATAGTGCCATCTGAAAGCACTTTTTCGACAAATGCGACGTGGCCATAATGACTATCGGCACCAAGTTGTCCTGCTTCGAAAACAACTGCACTGTGTGGTGTAGGCGTTAAACTGATTGTATAACCTTTACTTGCTGCGCGATTATCCCAATTGTGCGCATCGCCTAAATCGCCACTAATCGGAAGTCCAAATTGAGCCATGCGTTCATAGACGTACCAAGTACATTGTCCATGAGGGTACGGGGAATGACCACTTTCTGTGAATGTTTTGAAAGCCATAGGTGTTTCATTATATGTAGCGTCATCCTCACTTGACTTGGGCATTGCTTTTTTATCGAATCGCGTTAAATCATAATGATGAATAATACTGTTCAGCTTTTCAGCATAGTGCGTATCTGTCGCATAAGTATGGGAAAGGTGTGATGTCGCTTCACGATATGTACGTGCTTCACTTTTCCATGTCGGTTGATACATTGTAGGATTACCGTCAATACCATGTTTAATGAGTGTAGCGTAATCTTTTAAAGCGGCGTTTTGATTAGGGTAGCTACGAAATTGTGCGGCAATTTGATACATTGAATTCCCATTATCTTCTAATGTATTAAAGGTCACAGATTGCCCATAATATGCCCCTTTAATGCCGAATAAATTATGATATGGGGCTTGTGCGAGGGCACTGTTACCTGAGTCAGACTCTAAAATGGCTTGCGCAATCATGACTGAGGCGTAAATATTTTCATTTTGACCGATGTCATGTGCTTCTTTGGCAATACTTTTAATAAAATCACGCGTCGCTTTATTTTCCGTTATCTGATAATCAACGGACTGTGTGTTTGGACTCGACAAGTTAGGTCGTGTTTCAAAAGTTGCTGTAGAACGCATATTTGATTGTTTTAATTCATTGTCAAAAGATTGTTTAGGTACTTCGCTTTGTTCGATATCCACGTCAGAAGGTAATTGTGGATTTGTCAGCTGACGTTGTTTTTGGGACTTTTCACTGTATTCATCAAGTAGTGCTTCGATATCACGGTCATTTGCTTGTGTTGTTGACCGGTGCTCATTGGTAGGCGTCGTTTTCGAATGCGCATCAGTCGAATCAGTTTCTTCTGAACGACTTGATGTATCTTCTGTTAATTGTGATGACGTTTCTGATTGAATAGAAGCTGTAATCGAATCAAGTTCATCTGCGACCTTTTGATCGCGTTGTGGTAAAGGGTGACTATCTTGAGACGACGTCAGTGTACCATTTTGAGTTGTTGCATGATTGATAGGTGTTTTTTGGTTACTTGTCTGTAATGATTGTTGAGTCAAAGGATGCGCGTCATGTGTGCGTGTTTCGCCTGTTGAGGATGTTTCAGCATATGTTGGTGTCAACCAGTTGCCCCAAAATGTTGTTGTCACAGGTTGAGATGTAAATAGAAGAAACGGATTTGAAAAATAATCTGTAGATAATTTTTCTAGAGCGGTGTCATGTGTTGTACTTAAATATTTTGCATCTTTATATTTGGAATCTGCATTGCTGCCATTCACTGTCTCTTTTGACGTGTCGTTTGTATCTTTTGAAGTCTGACGATCTTTAGATATTTTGGTATCATCTGTTTGAGCATTTTCAGAAACGGTTTTTGCGGTTTCTGCGTGGACTTCGTAGACAGTATATGAGGGGAATAATAACGTTGTTGACAGTATACAGATGAACCATTTGTCTTTTTTCATAAACTTACCTCGCTTTAATATATGAAATTCTACTATGTACAAATAATAGAAGTCCTTGTTAAAATATGTATGGTGATATGAAAGTTGACCATCGTCAACTTTTTCAGAGATACCTTTTAATGAAATTATTATACCAATTTATTTAAAATAAACAAATGAATATTTGAATCATATATTCAATAAATATAAAATGTGAGTGAGGTGTAAAATGAAAAACGCAATTAAACTATTTATGACTGATTTACGAAAGATTGTTAAAGCACCAGCAGTGTTTGTGCTACTCACAGGACTTGCGCTCCTTCCTTCCTTTTATGCATGGTTTAATTTGGACGCCAATTGGGACCCGTATGGGAATACAAAGAATATCAAGGTTGCGGTGGTCAATGAAGACCAGGGAGATAAAGTGAGAGGTAAGCCGTTAAATGTTGGTGACACAGTAGTTAATCAACTGAAAAAAGATAATCATTTTGACTGGGAATTTGTAAGTCGAGAAAAGGCAGATCACGATTTAAAGATGGGTAAATATTATGCAGCAATTTACATACCTAAACCTTTCACACATCAAATTACAGGTACCCTTCGCAAAAAGCCGCAACGCGCAAATATCGAATATAAAGTGAATCAAAAATTAAATGCGATCGCGCCTAAAATGACGGATGCAGGAACAAGCGCTATCGTCCAAAAGGCGAATGACAAATTTAATGAGACGGTAACTAAGTCATTGCTTAAAGAGGCCAATCGTCTAGGCGTTAAATTAGAAAACGAAATACCAACTATAAATAAAGTTAAAAATGCAGTTTACACTGCGAATCAATCCGTACCTAAAATTAATGAATTTGCGAAGAAGATTCTATATTTAGATAACCATCAAGACCAAATAGATCAATATGCGAATGATTTCAGAAATTTAGAGCATTACAAAGGGCCGGTTTTAGACGCGGTAGATAAACTTAATCGAGTGAATAATGCGATTCCCGCCTTAAACGAGCGCGCTAAACTTATATTGGCACTGAATAAACATATGCCTCATATTAAAGAGGCATTGAATGTGGCTTCTAACGATGTACCGAAAGCTTTTCCGAAAATCAATCAAGGCGTAGATATTGCGAGCCAAGGGGTAGACCATGGTTTACAAGGTTTGAAAGAGGCAGACAGCTTTTTAAATGCCATCGATCAACGTGTAGGATATGATCAAAACAACATTCAAAATGCGCAAGAGGTGAATCCAAATGCGCAACAGGCGCCACAAAATGATGTACAGACGGCACCGCAAAGTACGCTGTCAACCTCAGGGTATAGTCATATTCAAACAGCACAAATGAGTACGAATGCGAGTGACACACCGAGTAACGGTATGGATGACGCCAATGCTATGGAATCTGCGTTGTCCAAAGCGTTATTAGCGTTATCTCATCAAACAGATCAACAAGCCCAAAGTAGTCAACAAGATATTAAAGCGTTAGAAAACGTACTTTATGGCATTATGGCGTCAGAGCACCCGAAAGACTTCGTGCCAACTTTAGACCATCTTAAATCAAGATTGGAGTTAACGAGCAAAACCAATCAGCAATTGATTGATACGTTGTCTGAACTTGAAAATAAAGAAGGAGTGCCACTTACTTCAGAAATTAAGGCGCTAGAATCTGTAAATAATAAAATCAATCAAGTTATAAAAAAAGAAAATCAACTTCGTAATGCATTATCTCGTGGAAGCTCAGGTAAAGCAGAAGCGATAGATTTACTCAATGAGCTGTCAAAAATGAATGAAAGCTTGGGAGATTTAAGTCGTTATATTCAATCTGATTTGAATCAAAAACTACTAGAAGTTTCAAAAAGCATTATGGCTGCTTTAGAAGGTGGGAACGCTAAACTTTCTACGATTCAATCGAAGCTTAATACCGTTCATCAAGTGATTAAAGATGGACAAACGGTTTTAGGTAAGACTAAAGAACGGCTCGATGTCATAAAAAGTGAGCTTCCACTCATTGAACAACGTTATAATGACGCAATGTCCGTGGCGCAACATTATTATGCGCAATTTGAGAGCGATGTAGCAAGAGCAGCAACATTTATACGCAATGACTTACCTGGTCTCGAACAACGATTGGCAGATACGACAGCGACAGTAAATCAAAATGTGCCTATTTTATTCAACCGGTATGATCGTTTAGTGCAGCTACTTAATGAAAACCAGCCTCAAGCAAAACAAGATTTACATCGGTTAGCTGAATTTATAAGAAACGATTTGCCTGGTTTAGAAAAAGATTTGGCTAAAGCCGACAAACTTTTTAAAGAAATTGATAAAGATGACACTATCGACAAATTGGTTAATCTACTGAAGAACGACTTGAAAAAACAAGCAGATGTGATTGCAAATCCAATTAAAATGAACCATGAAGATGTGTTTCCCGTTAAAGATTATGGCTCCGCAAGTACACCATTCTATACTGCATTAGCCGTATGGGTTGGGGCGTTACTGATGGTAAGTTTATTAACGACAGACAACAAGCATCGAGAGTTAGCTTCAATTTTAACTAAACGAGAAATTTATCTTGGCAAGTTAGGCTTGTTTTATATGATTGGAATCATTCAGGCGTTAATTGTGTCTATCGGAGATATTGTGATTTTAGAAGCGCAAGTAGAAAGTGTGCCGTGGTTTATTGGCATTACTGTGCTCTCCTCTATGGTTTTCGTAACGATTGTTTATACGTTAGTGTCGTTATTAGGAAATCCAGGTAAAGCATTAGCGATTGTTCTGCTCGTACTCCAAATAGCTGGTGGCGGGGGAACGTTCCCAATTGAAGTTACACCGGAGTTCTTCCAAAAACTTCATCCGTTTATTCCGTTCTCCTATGCGATTGATGCATTAAGAGAAGCGGTTGGCGGATATGTGCCTAAAATATTAACGCAAAAATTAGTGACGCTTCTTGCATTTGGAATTGGCTTTTTAATTATCGGTATTATATTGAAACCAATTACAGATCCGATTATGAAAAAAATCGCGGCTAAAGCTGAGAAAAGTGATGTTATGGAATAATTGAACGAGAAAGCCCTTTGACATTGATTTTAAAGTATCATGTTAGAGGGCTTTTGTAGTGAATGCATCATTACATGTCTCAATGAATGCACTTTATTATATAATCATAGAAAAGATAAGTTTTTAAGGAATGGGTGGTATTGGTTTCAAGCTACATGGCGTTGTGTAATTTTGGACTCAAAACAACGGAACAATTTCTGTCTTATAAAAAATATAAAAAGAGAGCTGGTATTTGTGGAGAAAACCAAGTTTTGGCGAAAGTTTATTATAACGGTAGGCGTGATAGTAATAGTCATGGGTGGCATTTTTTTATTTCAAAAACATGCGAAAAATGAAGATAAAGCACAAGCAAAATATGTGAAAGATTTAACGCCTACACTTTTTTTACATGGTTACAGTGGTACAGCAAATTCTATGAAGTATTTAATCAATCAAGCGGAAGAGAGCGGCGTAACGAAAGATGTCCTTATCGCAAACGTCTCACGAGATGGGGACGTCACATTCGATGGAGAACTTTCAAAAGGTGCGGTAAATCCAATCGTACAAATTGTATTGGAAGATCATACGCAAGTAGATTTACATGAAAATGCGCTGTGGATTAGAAATGTTTTAGAAAAATTGCAACATACGTATCACATTAAAAATTTTAATTTTGTCGCGCATTCAATGGGAAATGTTTCCTTTGCGCA
Coding sequences within it:
- a CDS encoding amidase domain-containing protein, which produces MKKDKWFICILSTTLLFPSYTVYEVHAETAKTVSENAQTDDTKISKDRQTSKDTNDTSKETVNGSNADSKYKDAKYLSTTHDTALEKLSTDYFSNPFLLFTSQPVTTTFWGNWLTPTYAETSSTGETRTHDAHPLTQQSLQTSNQKTPINHATTQNGTLTSSQDSHPLPQRDQKVADELDSITASIQSETSSQLTEDTSSRSEETDSTDAHSKTTPTNEHRSTTQANDRDIEALLDEYSEKSQKQRQLTNPQLPSDVDIEQSEVPKQSFDNELKQSNMRSTATFETRPNLSSPNTQSVDYQITENKATRDFIKSIAKEAHDIGQNENIYASVMIAQAILESDSGNSALAQAPYHNLFGIKGAYYGQSVTFNTLEDNGNSMYQIAAQFRSYPNQNAALKDYATLIKHGIDGNPTMYQPTWKSEARTYREATSHLSHTYATDTHYAEKLNSIIHHYDLTRFDKKAMPKSSEDDATYNETPMAFKTFTESGHSPYPHGQCTWYVYERMAQFGLPISGDLGDAHNWDNRAASKGYTISLTPTPHSAVVFEAGQLGADSHYGHVAFVEKVLSDGTIIISESNVKGLGVISYRTIDADDAQYLTYIKSNN
- a CDS encoding YhgE/Pip domain-containing protein: MKNAIKLFMTDLRKIVKAPAVFVLLTGLALLPSFYAWFNLDANWDPYGNTKNIKVAVVNEDQGDKVRGKPLNVGDTVVNQLKKDNHFDWEFVSREKADHDLKMGKYYAAIYIPKPFTHQITGTLRKKPQRANIEYKVNQKLNAIAPKMTDAGTSAIVQKANDKFNETVTKSLLKEANRLGVKLENEIPTINKVKNAVYTANQSVPKINEFAKKILYLDNHQDQIDQYANDFRNLEHYKGPVLDAVDKLNRVNNAIPALNERAKLILALNKHMPHIKEALNVASNDVPKAFPKINQGVDIASQGVDHGLQGLKEADSFLNAIDQRVGYDQNNIQNAQEVNPNAQQAPQNDVQTAPQSTLSTSGYSHIQTAQMSTNASDTPSNGMDDANAMESALSKALLALSHQTDQQAQSSQQDIKALENVLYGIMASEHPKDFVPTLDHLKSRLELTSKTNQQLIDTLSELENKEGVPLTSEIKALESVNNKINQVIKKENQLRNALSRGSSGKAEAIDLLNELSKMNESLGDLSRYIQSDLNQKLLEVSKSIMAALEGGNAKLSTIQSKLNTVHQVIKDGQTVLGKTKERLDVIKSELPLIEQRYNDAMSVAQHYYAQFESDVARAATFIRNDLPGLEQRLADTTATVNQNVPILFNRYDRLVQLLNENQPQAKQDLHRLAEFIRNDLPGLEKDLAKADKLFKEIDKDDTIDKLVNLLKNDLKKQADVIANPIKMNHEDVFPVKDYGSASTPFYTALAVWVGALLMVSLLTTDNKHRELASILTKREIYLGKLGLFYMIGIIQALIVSIGDIVILEAQVESVPWFIGITVLSSMVFVTIVYTLVSLLGNPGKALAIVLLVLQIAGGGGTFPIEVTPEFFQKLHPFIPFSYAIDALREAVGGYVPKILTQKLVTLLAFGIGFLIIGIILKPITDPIMKKIAAKAEKSDVME
- the yidC gene encoding membrane protein insertase YidC; amino-acid sequence: MKTYKSISVLSLFSLILLSGCNYSGDHRENSLYHQFSAPMDTLLHLIATTFNNNYGLAIITIVFIVRLVMLPFMLMQSKNGHQLRTKMNLIKPEITQLKTALIQAKTQEEKNKANKALMKLYKDNHINPIQSILGCLPLFVQMPILFGLYAALKWPSSGGLTAHADFLWFNLIHPDIIITLIAGCLYIIQPLITIKSLPKTQALLAMVWPLYLL
- a CDS encoding helix-turn-helix domain-containing protein — translated: MEVGKQIKYYRKAHDLSQTALADKVYVSSQTISNWENERSYPDLESLISLTELFNISLDQLVKGDVEVMKNTLDRNNMDEYGKRMVIFMLLFAVSEGAALSLSDGWFGLLLPFVFWIIGMRYAMKIEYLKKKYDVKTYKEIVDYLENNNTTPKAPRNKTKYIFETIFIVTGFIVSAVIIMLLSMWLFGWL
- a CDS encoding helix-turn-helix domain-containing protein; the encoded protein is MIQINQTIKRERLRCGMTQDNLAEHLNITKTTISKWENGILYPDITLLPKLAKIFNITVDELLNYKKTLNNADIRKISLKLTQMIPQTSYKAYLLSVKAHYIDHANEFKFLNSLLGVLANNILYCDDEILFKETLSLARSIIKTTEDNCDDVYLKKHAQVYKTMLYAFEGDFESVINATPDFDLKLGEHALLTRAYLQQGNHLKAKNVLHTDMYQSLMILMYDFSLMLTHELYTTPIETLELKFYHLNQALNVDDLYPYVSINCYFQFALYYAKKDDQKAETYLNKYCDCFEYLVKHFIFQKDDFFTHIDAWIETLPLGEKLPANYENMLKTLLTTVLENAHFTSLNGFEPIKHKLLNIYNQRGITY